The Chryseolinea soli genome contains a region encoding:
- a CDS encoding ATP-grasp domain-containing protein — MFSTVEKPIGIFYSYEEWFNPLFRELERRGLPYVKLDPARQWFDLSETDVPYSLVYNDMSYPSYVEGPSQANLNLQPYLKHLEQQHVPVINGSVAIALQRSKMQQLLLLRSLGLDFPSTRIVTHASQLKPATAEFKFPIILKGNAGHGAETVLLKSTQDLKDGWEDGTLALRDEQPWILQEWIPAKGNHVVRAEVINGNFQYAVKLYRTPHDIDFWTADNEPFQPSLTVVKAIEKIARAAQLEVASVEYAIDRRDNQPYFYAIHAHSNFIVGHRPGGQDAYGSLANHIELRLQKRREIELIL; from the coding sequence ATGTTTAGCACTGTTGAAAAACCCATCGGAATTTTTTATAGTTATGAAGAATGGTTCAATCCCCTGTTTCGCGAATTGGAGCGAAGGGGCTTGCCGTATGTAAAGCTCGATCCTGCCCGGCAATGGTTTGATTTGTCGGAAACGGACGTGCCCTATAGCCTGGTCTATAATGATATGAGCTATCCCTCCTATGTGGAGGGGCCATCACAGGCCAACCTAAACCTGCAGCCCTACTTGAAACACCTGGAGCAACAGCACGTGCCCGTCATCAACGGTTCGGTAGCCATTGCGTTGCAACGTTCCAAAATGCAGCAGCTTTTGTTGCTGCGCAGCCTGGGACTGGACTTTCCATCGACCAGAATAGTGACCCACGCGAGCCAGTTGAAACCCGCCACGGCCGAATTCAAATTTCCCATCATCCTGAAAGGCAACGCCGGTCACGGTGCGGAAACCGTGCTGCTCAAGTCCACCCAAGATCTGAAAGACGGCTGGGAAGATGGAACGCTGGCCTTGCGCGATGAACAACCGTGGATCCTCCAGGAATGGATTCCCGCCAAGGGCAACCACGTGGTGCGTGCCGAGGTGATCAACGGCAATTTTCAATACGCCGTAAAACTTTATCGCACTCCCCACGACATTGATTTCTGGACGGCCGACAACGAACCCTTCCAACCCTCCCTAACGGTCGTTAAAGCCATCGAAAAAATTGCGCGCGCCGCGCAGTTGGAGGTGGCCAGCGTGGAATACGCTATCGATCGTCGTGATAATCAGCCGTATTTCTACGCCATTCATGCGCACTCCAATTTTATTGTCGGCCACCGGCCCGGGGGGCAGGATGCCTATGGCAGTCTGGCCAATCACATCGAATTGCGTCTGCAAAAAAGACGGGAAATAGAATTAATCCTATAA
- a CDS encoding phytanoyl-CoA dioxygenase family protein translates to MSTYKKFTFQGALTQEQIKFFQENGFIHFENYASQDTVQEIIRSTEEVQRQWVAGGVEKVNGIPIKYGVDENGKKIVQRFAFTNQHSEAVRRFAAHPNLEALKALMPKGARLGLEEKDGVVFNHYVNTEGSNFFHMGWHTDSARDIFYGKKVAPMLNIGFYLDDSTAQKGGLRILPGTHKQGLWDLLFRKKYFVNNYADEKEVLVEAKAGDLVIHDGRIWHRVAPSPVTGEASRRRVMYIPMIVGKYQPKTEKSSTPLYLHLLPFVSTKKHKKLIPAFRKAA, encoded by the coding sequence ATGTCAACGTATAAAAAATTCACATTTCAGGGCGCACTTACGCAAGAGCAAATTAAATTCTTCCAGGAGAACGGCTTTATTCATTTTGAAAACTATGCTTCACAGGACACCGTGCAGGAGATCATTCGCTCCACGGAAGAAGTGCAGCGGCAGTGGGTGGCCGGCGGCGTGGAGAAGGTGAATGGCATACCGATCAAATATGGCGTGGACGAGAATGGAAAGAAAATCGTGCAGCGTTTTGCCTTCACCAATCAACACAGTGAAGCCGTGCGCCGGTTTGCCGCGCATCCCAACCTGGAAGCCTTAAAGGCCCTCATGCCCAAGGGCGCGCGCCTGGGCTTGGAGGAAAAAGACGGTGTGGTGTTCAATCACTATGTGAACACGGAAGGCAGCAACTTCTTCCACATGGGCTGGCACACCGACAGCGCCCGCGACATTTTCTACGGCAAGAAAGTGGCCCCCATGCTGAACATCGGTTTCTATCTCGATGACTCCACCGCGCAAAAAGGTGGCCTGCGCATTCTGCCCGGCACACACAAACAAGGCCTGTGGGACTTGTTGTTCCGCAAAAAATATTTCGTGAACAACTACGCCGACGAAAAGGAAGTGCTGGTGGAGGCCAAAGCCGGCGACCTCGTCATCCACGACGGAAGAATATGGCACCGCGTGGCACCCTCGCCGGTGACCGGTGAAGCAAGCCGCCGTCGCGTGATGTATATCCCGATGATCGTCGGAAAATATCAACCCAAAACCGAGAAGAGCTCGACGCCTTTGTATTTGCACCTGCTTCCGTTTGTGAGCACGAAAAAACATAAGAAACTGATCCCTGCTTTTCGCAAAGCAGCCTGA
- a CDS encoding sterol desaturase family protein, whose translation MSEFFWNNKAVNYAALAIPAFFLFLGLEYVAAIRQRKTQVFNFDSSVANISIGIAERLLNLFLTASFYGVFTYIYEHFALWSIPNTWGVWVVLILATDLVWYWYHRLGHEINLFWAAHIVHHHSEEFNYSVSARITTLQSIVRNVFWSVLPLIGFHPAMVMTILVVHGTYSFFTHTQLIRSLGWLEHILITPSHHRVHHASNEKYLNKNYGDLFVFWDKLFGTFQKEEEQPVYGLTHPLKSYSFIWQHFHYFLEILYATKQVSGIGNKLRIVFGRPEVLDQNIRPLLEERFIPDRRQANALVRFKVYLVIQLGLAVAVLFLITLFYQQTQPLEKVVGAFFILITLVNCGALLEQRRWIYYLEYLRMLVLVTYVSYLIERPELLSGVLVVSLAMLWPMQKWYLRLVYGQG comes from the coding sequence ATGTCAGAATTTTTTTGGAACAATAAGGCTGTCAACTATGCGGCGCTGGCCATCCCCGCATTCTTTTTGTTTTTGGGGCTCGAGTATGTCGCCGCCATCCGGCAACGGAAGACGCAGGTTTTCAATTTCGACAGCTCAGTTGCCAACATCAGCATTGGCATTGCCGAGCGGTTGCTAAACCTGTTTTTGACGGCTAGCTTCTATGGCGTGTTCACGTATATCTACGAGCACTTTGCTTTGTGGTCCATTCCCAACACGTGGGGCGTGTGGGTCGTCCTCATTTTGGCAACCGACCTGGTGTGGTATTGGTATCACCGGTTGGGCCACGAGATCAACTTGTTTTGGGCGGCGCACATCGTGCACCATCATAGCGAGGAATTCAACTACAGCGTTTCGGCGCGCATCACCACGCTGCAATCCATCGTGCGCAACGTGTTTTGGTCGGTGTTGCCCTTGATCGGATTTCATCCGGCCATGGTCATGACCATCCTGGTGGTGCACGGAACGTATTCTTTCTTTACGCATACACAACTGATCCGTTCGCTGGGGTGGCTGGAGCACATTCTTATTACGCCCTCGCATCACCGGGTGCACCACGCTTCCAATGAAAAATACCTGAATAAAAACTACGGCGACCTGTTTGTGTTTTGGGACAAACTGTTTGGCACCTTTCAAAAAGAAGAAGAGCAGCCGGTTTATGGCCTCACGCATCCCCTGAAGAGCTATAGTTTTATCTGGCAACACTTTCATTATTTTTTAGAGATCCTCTACGCGACAAAACAAGTAAGCGGCATCGGCAACAAACTGAGGATCGTTTTCGGCAGGCCCGAAGTGTTGGACCAAAATATCAGGCCTTTGTTGGAGGAACGTTTCATCCCAGACCGGCGCCAGGCCAATGCGTTGGTGCGGTTTAAGGTGTACCTGGTCATTCAGTTGGGGTTGGCGGTAGCGGTGCTTTTCCTGATCACGCTGTTCTATCAACAGACGCAACCGTTGGAAAAAGTGGTGGGTGCGTTTTTTATTTTGATCACACTGGTCAACTGCGGGGCATTGCTGGAGCAACGCCGGTGGATCTATTACCTGGAATACCTGCGCATGCTGGTGTTGGTGACGTATGTGTCTTATTTAATAGAGCGCCCGGAACTTTTGTCTGGCGTGCTGGTGGTCAGCCTGGCAATGTTGTGGCCGATGCAGAAGTGGTATCTGCGCCTGGTGTATGGACAGGGTTGA
- a CDS encoding alpha/beta fold hydrolase, translated as MMTENVNAIELPKVPLFDVGEGEPIILLHGLFGNLSNWGQVAFEFTATHRVLIPRLPLYSTPLTRERLDSLVDYVENFIEAMGLERVTLMGNSLGGHIALLYAWRHPEKVKKLVLAGSSGLTENSFGGTFPRVKDYAYIRERVENTFYKRDVVTKQLVDEVYETVQNRTRTLSIIGLARAAQRHNVADMLREINTPTLLIWGRQDTITPPEVALEFHDLLPRSQVIFLDQCGHVPMMEHPKLFNQHVRIFLEQ; from the coding sequence ATGATGACAGAAAATGTGAACGCGATAGAATTGCCGAAGGTGCCGCTTTTCGATGTGGGAGAGGGGGAGCCTATTATTTTGTTGCATGGGCTGTTTGGCAACCTGAGCAATTGGGGGCAGGTGGCGTTTGAATTTACGGCTACACACCGCGTGCTCATTCCCAGGTTGCCTTTGTATTCCACGCCCCTGACGCGCGAGCGACTGGATAGTCTCGTGGACTATGTGGAGAATTTTATCGAGGCCATGGGATTGGAACGCGTTACGCTGATGGGAAACTCTTTGGGAGGGCACATCGCGTTACTTTACGCGTGGCGTCATCCGGAAAAAGTGAAGAAGCTGGTGTTGGCGGGAAGCTCGGGGCTGACGGAAAATTCTTTTGGTGGCACATTCCCGAGGGTGAAAGACTATGCCTACATCCGCGAACGGGTGGAGAACACTTTTTATAAACGCGATGTGGTGACCAAACAATTGGTGGATGAAGTGTATGAGACCGTGCAGAACCGCACCCGCACACTCAGCATTATTGGGTTGGCACGGGCAGCGCAGCGACACAATGTGGCGGACATGTTGCGCGAGATTAACACACCCACGTTGCTGATCTGGGGACGGCAGGATACGATCACACCACCGGAAGTGGCACTGGAGTTTCACGACCTGCTGCCACGATCGCAGGTGATTTTTTTAGACCAGTGCGGCCACGTGCCCATGATGGAACACCCCAAGCTTTTCAATCAGCATGTCAGAATTTTTTTGGAACAATAA
- a CDS encoding phosphatase PAP2 family protein, with protein MILLFAQTGRAQSYDSLLYSSDSSKTIKATVVRYGDQLLIYKTPRPFAFVTGIPKNIVLAGKESFSKKALPAWGLIIGSTLALLPFDHQTEVGVQNVCHSWHISPDTEYKTIVGFKLGSKDVPVYQLPQNVNTTFYSIGEGFTSIAICGGLYVYGKINQDRRAVQTASQLLQVQLTVGLVTQAIKRITGRESPFAATSPTGVWRPLPGFKEFTKNTPRYDAFPSGHMATMMATVTVLAENYPEKRWIRPVGYTIMVLVGAAMMNNGVHWASDYPLAVGIGYVCGKATVKMNRLVQYKPSRRH; from the coding sequence TTGATTCTGCTTTTCGCGCAAACGGGCAGGGCACAGTCGTATGACAGCTTGCTCTACTCCAGCGACTCCTCAAAAACGATTAAAGCGACAGTGGTGCGTTACGGGGATCAATTGCTGATCTATAAAACACCACGCCCTTTTGCCTTTGTTACGGGCATTCCGAAAAATATTGTGCTGGCGGGCAAAGAATCTTTTTCAAAAAAAGCGCTTCCCGCCTGGGGGCTCATTATCGGTTCTACGCTGGCGTTGTTGCCGTTTGATCATCAAACGGAAGTGGGTGTGCAGAACGTTTGTCATTCGTGGCACATCAGTCCGGATACGGAATACAAGACGATCGTCGGTTTTAAGCTGGGTTCAAAAGATGTACCAGTCTACCAGCTTCCTCAAAATGTAAACACTACGTTCTACTCCATCGGCGAAGGCTTCACCAGCATTGCGATATGTGGAGGCTTATATGTCTATGGCAAAATAAATCAAGACCGGCGCGCCGTGCAGACCGCTTCACAATTATTGCAGGTGCAATTAACGGTCGGTCTCGTCACCCAAGCCATCAAGCGGATCACCGGCCGGGAAAGTCCTTTTGCTGCCACTTCGCCAACCGGTGTCTGGCGGCCGCTACCCGGGTTCAAGGAGTTCACAAAAAACACACCCCGCTATGACGCCTTCCCTTCCGGACACATGGCCACTATGATGGCCACGGTGACCGTGCTGGCTGAGAACTATCCCGAAAAACGCTGGATCCGTCCCGTGGGCTATACCATCATGGTGCTTGTGGGCGCGGCCATGATGAACAATGGCGTGCATTGGGCCAGCGACTACCCGCTTGCCGTGGGGATAGGATACGTCTGCGGAAAAGCTACCGTGAAAATGAATCGGCTAGTACAGTATAAACCGTCGAGAAGACATTAG
- a CDS encoding YeiH family protein, producing MASVQTKAILHEDWAVVVLGFVIIILFLAGLTVPVPAYSWNNAQELSEKVFTAQNLGKIGAQFVLVFVFSVAGAWLTNKSVKRAASVFPIVYLLTVVALMLAGNKGVKDLNLEAVIFSLAIGLLVGNVINLPQWFREALSTELFVKIGLVLLGTGVIFSDILKAGSLGLVQALVVVLSVWYFAFWLCKKLKVDDELSMMISSAVSICGVSAAIATAGAIKGDTKKLSYVISLVLITAIPMMIVMPYIARYYGFSQEVTGAWLGGSIDTTGAVVASGTLVGETALKISTIVKFSQNVLLGLAAFAISVYWTYASKGPDAKQDQKPTLGVIWERFPKFVIGFVGASLLFSFFLSPEKVAAVKDGLKSIQTLWFVLAFTSIGLETKFSDLFNSNSRKPMYAFLGAQLFNVIVTLIVAYFLFG from the coding sequence ATGGCATCCGTGCAAACCAAAGCAATTCTTCATGAAGACTGGGCCGTTGTGGTGCTCGGTTTTGTGATCATCATTCTTTTCCTGGCAGGACTGACCGTTCCTGTGCCCGCCTATTCCTGGAACAACGCACAAGAGTTGTCGGAAAAAGTTTTTACGGCGCAAAACCTGGGAAAGATCGGGGCGCAATTTGTTTTGGTGTTTGTGTTTTCAGTGGCAGGGGCGTGGCTCACTAATAAATCGGTGAAACGCGCGGCGTCGGTCTTTCCGATCGTCTATTTACTTACTGTCGTAGCATTGATGCTGGCCGGTAACAAGGGTGTCAAAGACTTGAACCTGGAGGCCGTGATCTTCAGCCTCGCGATCGGCTTGCTCGTGGGCAACGTCATCAACTTGCCGCAGTGGTTTCGTGAGGCGCTGTCAACCGAGTTGTTTGTCAAGATCGGGCTGGTCCTTTTGGGAACCGGCGTGATCTTTTCCGATATTCTAAAGGCCGGTTCGTTGGGGCTGGTGCAGGCGTTGGTGGTGGTGCTCAGCGTTTGGTATTTTGCGTTCTGGCTTTGCAAAAAACTGAAAGTCGACGACGAGCTGTCCATGATGATCAGCAGTGCCGTTTCCATCTGTGGCGTATCGGCAGCCATCGCCACAGCCGGTGCCATCAAAGGCGATACAAAGAAACTTTCTTATGTGATCTCCCTGGTACTCATCACGGCCATCCCCATGATGATCGTGATGCCCTACATCGCACGCTACTATGGCTTCTCCCAGGAAGTGACCGGCGCCTGGCTCGGTGGCAGCATCGACACGACGGGTGCTGTGGTGGCTTCGGGCACGTTGGTAGGCGAAACCGCATTGAAGATCAGCACCATCGTCAAGTTTTCACAAAACGTGTTGCTGGGCCTTGCCGCGTTTGCCATCAGCGTGTATTGGACCTACGCCAGCAAAGGGCCGGATGCCAAACAAGATCAGAAGCCCACACTGGGTGTGATCTGGGAAAGATTCCCCAAATTTGTTATCGGATTTGTAGGCGCATCGTTGCTCTTTTCATTTTTTCTCAGCCCCGAAAAAGTGGCTGCCGTAAAAGATGGCCTCAAGAGCATCCAAACCCTGTGGTTTGTCCTGGCCTTCACCAGCATCGGACTGGAAACAAAATTCTCCGACTTGTTTAATTCCAATTCGCGAAAACCCATGTATGCTTTCCTGGGCGCGCAGCTTTTTAATGTCATCGTTACGTTGATCGTTGCGTATTTCTTGTTCGGTTGA
- a CDS encoding DUF4097 family beta strand repeat-containing protein gives MRKIMTTIALVITTLGYIQAQEFKIAKSTGRLEIKELNNVDIEGYSGNEIIFTSRSGKRDADDRAKGLRAINAMGLEDNTGLGLSVVDKNGVIEVQQMKRMDGPDITIKVPKGVTVSFTHTSPHGSEVNIKDVEGEIEISTVHNGINLTNVTGPMTINTVHGNIEGSLSATLKNPISIVSVHGHVDLALPTTVKASVKMSTVYGEIFVDPEFKVDATTAGGLNKYSSDTVTAKINGGGVDITLSSTHNNVYLRKK, from the coding sequence ATGAGAAAGATAATGACAACGATCGCCCTGGTAATAACAACCTTGGGGTATATCCAGGCACAGGAATTCAAAATAGCGAAGAGTACTGGCCGGTTGGAAATCAAAGAATTGAATAACGTGGACATTGAAGGATACTCCGGTAACGAGATCATCTTCACCTCCCGAAGCGGCAAACGCGACGCCGACGATCGTGCCAAGGGTCTGCGCGCCATCAACGCCATGGGATTGGAAGACAACACCGGACTCGGCCTGTCGGTGGTCGACAAGAATGGTGTGATCGAGGTACAGCAAATGAAACGCATGGACGGCCCCGACATCACCATCAAAGTGCCCAAAGGCGTAACGGTTTCCTTCACCCACACTTCGCCCCACGGCAGCGAGGTGAACATCAAAGACGTCGAGGGCGAGATCGAGATCTCCACGGTTCACAACGGTATCAACCTGACCAACGTGACAGGCCCCATGACCATCAATACGGTCCATGGCAACATCGAAGGTTCGCTCAGCGCTACGCTGAAGAATCCTATCTCCATCGTATCCGTGCATGGCCACGTAGACCTCGCACTGCCCACCACGGTGAAGGCTTCGGTGAAAATGAGCACGGTGTACGGGGAAATCTTTGTTGACCCCGAGTTCAAGGTGGATGCGACCACGGCCGGCGGTCTCAATAAATACAGCAGCGACACCGTGACGGCCAAAATAAACGGCGGGGGAGTAGACATTACCCTGTCTTCCACACACAACAACGTGTATCTCCGGAAGAAATAA
- a CDS encoding HEAT repeat domain-containing protein: MEKEKLESLLIDYIDGKLSDEERKNVEQELVRNAEAFTLYEQLKEVIQAMNNAARLEPSDHLKVAFDKMLQEEMGKQKTGKTVFFQPALYRVAAAVLLLVLGGGIGFWISKQQQQAAEITKMKEEMDRTKQLLIGMLDNQNSASKRVEGATVAYKSVVKADDEIVNALVKAMNDDPNTNVRMAALEALRKFQHQPYVRKMLVASLSTQKDPMVQIALIRLMVEMKEKGVTEELQRITTEEGVLPAVKDEAHIGLMRLS; encoded by the coding sequence ATGGAAAAGGAAAAATTGGAAAGCCTGCTCATTGACTACATCGACGGAAAACTTTCCGACGAGGAGAGAAAGAACGTGGAGCAGGAATTGGTTCGCAATGCAGAAGCCTTTACGCTTTACGAACAACTCAAGGAAGTGATCCAGGCCATGAACAACGCGGCGCGCCTGGAACCGTCGGATCACCTGAAGGTGGCCTTCGACAAGATGTTGCAGGAAGAGATGGGCAAACAGAAAACCGGTAAGACCGTGTTCTTTCAGCCCGCGCTCTATAGAGTGGCCGCCGCGGTATTGCTGTTGGTTTTGGGTGGAGGCATCGGCTTCTGGATCAGCAAACAACAACAACAGGCCGCAGAGATCACCAAGATGAAAGAGGAGATGGATCGCACCAAGCAATTGCTGATCGGCATGCTGGACAATCAAAATTCGGCAAGCAAACGCGTGGAGGGCGCAACGGTAGCCTACAAAAGTGTTGTCAAGGCCGACGACGAGATCGTGAATGCCCTGGTGAAAGCCATGAACGACGATCCGAACACGAACGTGCGCATGGCGGCCCTGGAAGCGTTGCGCAAATTCCAACATCAGCCGTATGTGCGCAAGATGTTAGTTGCCTCGCTGAGCACACAAAAAGATCCCATGGTGCAGATCGCTTTGATCCGCCTCATGGTGGAAATGAAAGAGAAAGGCGTGACAGAAGAATTGCAACGCATCACCACCGAAGAAGGCGTGTTGCCCGCAGTGAAAGACGAAGCCCACATCGGGTTGATGAGGCTCTCCTAG
- a CDS encoding RNA polymerase sigma factor, with translation MTDEMIMEAVKNGDLQQASTLFERYNKRIFNFLARLAMDRALAEDLTQNVFLRIIKYRGSYKEGARFQSWIYQVARNVFSDHYQAHKNKYSDFVDVEKLKDNMPETEDEPWEEKEKLLHRSMAMLPDEQRELLVLTRFQHMKYEEVAQIMNTTVANIKVKVHRAVAKLREYYFELEKN, from the coding sequence ATGACAGACGAAATGATCATGGAGGCCGTAAAAAACGGTGATCTTCAGCAGGCATCGACGCTTTTTGAGCGCTATAACAAGCGCATCTTCAATTTTCTGGCCCGGTTGGCGATGGACCGCGCCCTGGCCGAAGACCTGACCCAGAACGTTTTTTTGCGGATCATCAAATACCGGGGCAGCTATAAAGAAGGAGCCCGGTTTCAATCGTGGATCTACCAGGTGGCCCGCAATGTTTTTTCGGATCACTACCAGGCGCATAAAAACAAGTACTCCGATTTTGTAGACGTGGAAAAACTGAAAGACAACATGCCCGAAACGGAAGACGAACCTTGGGAAGAAAAAGAGAAGTTGCTCCACCGTTCCATGGCCATGCTGCCCGACGAACAACGCGAGCTGTTGGTGCTCACGCGCTTCCAACACATGAAGTATGAGGAGGTGGCGCAGATCATGAACACCACCGTGGCCAACATCAAAGTGAAAGTGCACCGCGCCGTGGCCAAGCTTCGCGAATATTATTTTGAACTGGAGAAAAATTGA